A genomic segment from Triticum dicoccoides isolate Atlit2015 ecotype Zavitan chromosome 1A, WEW_v2.0, whole genome shotgun sequence encodes:
- the LOC119355002 gene encoding uncharacterized protein LOC119355002 has protein sequence METLPDDVVVEILVRVTDVAALFRCAATCKRCRLLIAEPSFLRRRWPEGVSHQSSLLGFFAMQQPREEPTEGSSAAPMPPFTPVPWSPLGERHRSLTITAPGGRGCQVTLLTSRRGLLVMRFFPLEEPSDGYIKTMNLTLYDPIAGKSRQLPELKSNRPFRIQGCALLTRADCCPDKTRGAASSVPSSFLKVLIIGVDQDGPGADQDEPRHNLHVFTSTKSSSSWNTPRECFQPLEDGTRVVSQQISAVVCQGTAHWLFSNTSNLYALTVCARTTEMSLTRIPVTPDQPRLLLGVTDGGSPSLLRLDGQCTMLEVWKRRTDNMCGHNNTGRWHRTKKIELQPPKWGKIDQVQCVCVGETSGILLVKDNQQDVYIVDLQTGAMEAVTSWFRGIVLRAIPFEMDWPAFFTRRLHPPPPNTDAQYLELDAHVVLWIYTTLADPLINHVIGATTTYDLWTKIQAIFLANRVARFMMLNRQYRNLQQGDLSVTEYARRLKLLTDGLADIDHAVKEVDLTTQFLHGLDKRLDTIRVVLGDQASTMPFDIVLSRVVLVEESHAQHPAEESDSAFALAGPSRSGDASGSGVRSQGDHGDRSGDRGSDRSQAPPPPSQQPRGRGDRGDGADRGRGRGRGRHDSGGRGLPSQPALFTGYFAPYGMALPLSRPGWVPPNSAGVLGPRPGSHAHAYPMYPPAPPPSSPIKGLRAS, from the exons ATGGAGACGCTGccggacgacgtggtggtggagatCCTGGTGCGCGTGACGGATGTGGCAGCCCTCTTCCGCTGCGCCGCGACGTGCAAGCGATGCCGCCTCCTCATTGCCGAGCCGTCTTTCCTCCGCCGCCGCTGGCCTGAGGGCGTGAGTCACCAGTCCTCCCTGCTCGGCTTCTTCGCCATGCAACAGCCCCGTGAAGAACCAACAGAAGGGAgctctgctgcgcccatgccgccCTTCACCCCGGTGCCATGGTCCCCGCTCGGAGAGCGCCACCGCTCCCTGACCATCACCGCCCCTGGGGGTCGTGGCTGCCAGGTAACGCTGCTCACCTCGCGCCGTGGCCTTCTTGTTATGCGGTTCTTCCCACTCGAGGAACCCAGCGATGGGTACATTAAGACCATGAACCTGACATTGTACGATCCAATCGCCGGCAAAAGCCGTCAGCTGCCTGAGTTGAAGAGCAATAGACCTTTCCGAATACAAGGATGTGCCCTTCTGACCCGTGCGGATTGTTGCCCGGACAAAACACGAGGAGCAGCGTCATCGGTCCCCTCGTCCTTCCTCAAAGTGCTAATCATCGGCGTCGATCAAGATGGGCCAGGCGCCGATCAAGATGAGCCACGGCACAATCTCCACGTGTTCACTTCCACGAAGTCGAGCTCGAGCTGGAACACGCCCAGGGAGTGCTTTCAGCCTTTGGAGGACGGCACGCGTGTGGTGTCCCAGCAGATCAGCGCTGTCGTGTGCCAAGGCACTGCACATTGGCTCTTCAGCAATACGTCTAACTTGTACGCACTCACTGTGTGTGCTAGGACCACAGAGATGTCCTTAACAAGGATACCAGTCACACCGGATCAACCTCGGCTGCTGCTCGGAGTCACCGATGGCGGGTCGCCGTCATTGCTTCGCTTGGACGGGCAATGCACTATGCTCGAGGTCTGGAAACGCCGAACTGACAACATGTGTGGACACAACAACACAGGCCGCTGGCATCGCACCAAGAAGATCGAGTTACAACCACCCAAGTGGGGCAAGATCGACCAGGTGCAGTGCGTGTGCGTGGGTGAGACAAGCGGCATACTGCTCGTCAAGGACAATCAACAAGACGTGTACATCGTAGATCTCCAAACAGGGGCAATGGAGGCGGTCACCAGCTGGTTTCGAGGCATTGTTTTGAGGGCCATCCCTTTTGAGATGGATTGGCCAGCCTTCTTCACCCGTCGCTTG CATCCCCCGCCGCCCAACACCGACGCCCAGTACCTGGAGCTGGATGCCCATGTGGTGCTCTGGATCTACACCACCCTCGCCGACCCCCTCATCAACCACGTCATCGGCGCCACTACCACGTACGACCTCTGGACCAAGATCCAGGCCATCTTCCTCGCCAATCGGGTTGCGCGGTTCATGATGCTCAACCGCCAGTACCGTAATCTGCAACAGGGCGACCTCTCCGTCACCGAGTACGCTCGTCGCCTGAAGCTGCTCACTGACGGTCTCGCCGACATCGACCACGCCGTCAAAGAGGTGGATCTCACCACCCAGTTCCTTCATGGCCTCGACAAGCGGCTCGACACCATCCGCGTCGTCCTCGGCGATCAGGCATCCACCATGCCCTTCGACATTGTCCTCTCCCGCGTTGTCCTGGTGGAGGAGTCCCATGCCCAGCATCCTGCTGAGGAGAGCGATTCGGCGTTCGCTCTCGCTGGCCCTTCCAGATCGGGCGACGCCTCTGGCTCTGGCGTGCGCTCTCAGGGTGATCACGGCGACCGCTCTGGTGATCGCGGCTCCGATCGTTCCCAGGCTCCGCCTCCGCCTTCGCAGCAGCCCCGCGGCCGTGGTGACCGCGGTGACGGTGCCGACCGTGGACGTGGACGCGGGCGTGGCCGTCACGACTCTGGCGGACGTGGCCTGCCGTCGCAGCCCGCCCTGTTCACGGGCTACTTCGCCCCGTACGGGATGGCGCTCCCCCTGTCTCGACCTGGATGGGTGCCCCCTAACTCCGCCGGGGTTCTCGGCCCCCGGCCGGGCTCGCATGCCCACGCCTACCCGATGTATCCGCCGGCGCCTCCTCCGTCCTCACC GATCAAGGGCCTGCGTGCCTCATGA